A genomic segment from Gracilinanus agilis isolate LMUSP501 chromosome 1, AgileGrace, whole genome shotgun sequence encodes:
- the TMIGD2 gene encoding transmembrane and immunoglobulin domain-containing protein 2 yields the protein MEYSLLDLFLLMLPGVLSGGTNCMVQEEYQNLKASEGGKVNMACKVNWTEWEQVRVEWKKDDEVLCQSTPIKQDSSKILCASRELLFWIPENIVILSLDSVTPNDSGCYVCHMTMEIPLFERTNKTRIRLQVSGSGDFSQSDWINGYLGLLLWLVVASVLVSGAVLGIKIYRFLRRSRESVHHFYGNVLYYHQKTKEANPGKNKTLACPVERERGESIYSTSFPKPSPCLAQAPGTLPVHQSLQPATSRPEKTAYFPPTPHLI from the exons ATGGAATATTCCCTTCTAGACCTTTTCCTCCTGATGCTGCCTGGGG TGCTCTCAGGAGGGACTAATTGTATGGTGCAGGAGGAGTATCAAAACCTGAAGGCGTCTGAGGGTGGCAAGGTGAACATGGCCTGCAAAGTCAACTGGACCGAGTGGGAGCAAGTCCGAGTAGAGTGGAAGAAGGATGATGAGGTTTTGTGCCAGTCCACACCCATCAAGCAAGACTCCAGCAAGATTCTATGTGCGTCTAGAGAACTGTTGTTCTGGATCCCAGAAAATATTGTCATCCTGAGTCTGGATTCTGTGACTCCTAATGACAGTGGGTGTTATGTGTGCCACATGACAATGGAAATCCCACTATTTGAGAGAACGAATAAAACTAGGATACGTCTCCAAGTCTCAG GGTCTGGAGATTTCTCCCAGTCGGATTGGATCAATGGCTATCTAG gtctCCTCTTGTGGTTAGTGGTGGCAAGTGTCCTGGTGTCTGGGGCTGTGCTGGGAATAAAGATCTATCGATTCCTTAGGAGGAGCAGAGAGTCTG tgCATCACTTTTATGGCAATGTTCTCTACTACCACCAGAAGACTAAGGAGGCCAACCCAGGAAAGAACAAGACTCTGGCATGcccagtggagagggagagaggggagagcatCTATTCCACTAGTTTCCCCAAGCCCTCACCCTGTTTGGCCCAGGCCCCTGGAACCCTCCCAGTCCACCAAAGCCTGCAGCCTGCTACTTCTAGGCCAGAAAAAACAGCTTATTTCCCTCCGACCCCTCACTTAATTTAG